The Altererythrobacter sp. ZODW24 genome window below encodes:
- a CDS encoding aldehyde dehydrogenase family protein produces MNSRQIAAQRSKPRLPKLPLVYVMGGSETGQALVGAVDYVCFTGSTETGRKIAVAAANALIPVNLELGGKDPMTCCAKWAGQMMKLPADAIRV; encoded by the coding sequence ATGAATTCGCGGCAAATAGCAGCGCAAAGGTCGAAGCCGAGGCTGCCCAAATTGCCGCTGGTCTATGTCATGGGCGGGTCTGAAACCGGGCAAGCTCTGGTCGGCGCGGTGGATTATGTCTGCTTTACCGGATCGACCGAGACGGGACGCAAGATCGCCGTCGCTGCCGCTAATGCGCTGATCCCCGTCAATCTTGAATTGGGCGGCAAAGATCCGATGACTTGCTGCGCGAAATGGGCCGGTCAGATGATGAAATTGCCAGCCGACGCGATAAGGGTGTAG
- a CDS encoding CoA transferase yields MISSGGKLEGIKVVDLSLFLPGPALTVMMADQGAEVIKVEPAAGDPARQMAPFEGGHSVWFANLNRGKSSVSLDLKSEEGKAAMWELLAEADVMVEGFRPGVMKRLGFDYEAVAARNPRIVYCSISAFGQEGELAHHPAHDMAVQALAGFLSVNDGPDGKPVVPGVPSADMAAGLTGLSAVLMALIGREKSGRGDYIDCAMLDAMMPWCTHTAGSAIAGGESPRSASQRSLGGAAFYNVYRTKDGLHVVLGGREEKFARNLLTALDMPDRVEEALRDAGQQDALIADLAEIFAGRTRNEWVQWFADKDVAFSPVLDYREALDSAHFAERGLWLEVDGRHMIAPAIRFASQAGRAVSGEVPDLG; encoded by the coding sequence ATGATAAGCAGTGGGGGTAAACTTGAAGGCATAAAGGTCGTTGACCTTTCGCTGTTCCTGCCCGGCCCAGCCCTAACGGTAATGATGGCCGATCAGGGCGCTGAGGTAATCAAGGTAGAGCCCGCCGCAGGTGATCCGGCCCGGCAGATGGCTCCATTCGAAGGCGGTCATTCGGTTTGGTTTGCAAATCTCAATCGCGGAAAGTCCAGCGTCTCGCTTGATCTCAAAAGCGAAGAAGGCAAGGCGGCCATGTGGGAATTGCTCGCAGAAGCGGACGTGATGGTCGAGGGGTTCCGCCCCGGCGTGATGAAGCGGCTTGGCTTTGATTATGAAGCCGTAGCGGCGCGCAATCCGCGCATAGTCTATTGCTCGATCTCAGCCTTCGGGCAGGAGGGCGAATTGGCCCATCATCCTGCGCATGACATGGCGGTACAGGCGCTAGCGGGCTTTCTTTCAGTGAATGATGGACCGGACGGCAAGCCAGTTGTCCCCGGTGTGCCCAGCGCCGATATGGCCGCTGGCCTGACCGGCCTTTCCGCCGTGCTGATGGCGCTAATCGGGCGCGAAAAATCAGGCCGCGGTGATTATATTGATTGCGCGATGCTCGATGCCATGATGCCATGGTGCACGCATACCGCGGGCAGCGCGATTGCGGGCGGCGAGAGTCCGCGCTCTGCCAGCCAGCGCTCGCTTGGCGGCGCGGCATTCTACAACGTCTACCGCACCAAAGACGGGCTGCATGTTGTGCTCGGCGGGCGCGAAGAGAAATTCGCGCGCAATCTGCTGACCGCGCTAGATATGCCGGACCGCGTCGAAGAGGCGCTGCGCGATGCGGGCCAGCAAGATGCACTGATCGCGGATCTGGCCGAGATTTTCGCGGGCCGCACGCGCAACGAGTGGGTGCAATGGTTCGCTGACAAAGACGTCGCCTTCTCGCCTGTGCTCGATTACCGCGAAGCGCTCGATAGCGCCCATTTTGCCGAGCGAGGCCTGTGGCTCGAAGTAGACGGGCGGCACATGATTGCTCCCGCGATCCGCTTCGCTTCGCAGGCCGGACGCGCAGTTTCAGGCGAGGTGCCGGACCTTGGCTAA
- a CDS encoding GntR family transcriptional regulator, which translates to MVATAGKTRKGAVPRYMQLAGELREAILADKFADAENAGHRFPTESALCKQYEVSRFTVREALRRLQAEGLIERKRGSGTKVQPAGARGGALHRPLSNVSEILQYARDSAVTYAATTDGNLPRAVAEQIEGSTKGNWRCFRGVRRHSDDALPIAVTDAYFHEMLGDAVDRLDLAAGTLFSQIERLAGVAIGKVTQDIQAIAADEDVAAALEVEHDSPVLRILRVYHNPAGKLFEISVSYHPGDRFAYAMHIDVES; encoded by the coding sequence TTGGTCGCAACCGCCGGTAAGACGCGCAAGGGCGCAGTCCCGCGCTACATGCAATTGGCGGGTGAATTGCGCGAAGCAATTTTGGCCGACAAATTTGCAGATGCCGAAAATGCCGGACATCGATTTCCGACTGAAAGTGCGCTTTGCAAGCAATATGAGGTCAGCCGCTTTACTGTCCGTGAGGCGCTGCGGCGCCTTCAGGCAGAAGGACTGATTGAACGCAAGCGCGGATCGGGCACCAAAGTCCAACCGGCCGGTGCGCGCGGCGGTGCGCTTCACCGACCGCTGAGCAATGTCAGCGAGATTTTGCAATATGCGCGCGATAGTGCGGTGACATATGCCGCTACGACCGACGGCAACCTCCCACGCGCGGTGGCTGAACAAATCGAAGGAAGCACCAAAGGCAACTGGCGGTGCTTTCGCGGTGTCCGTCGACATTCGGACGACGCTCTGCCGATTGCCGTAACCGATGCCTATTTCCATGAAATGCTGGGCGATGCGGTCGACCGGCTTGATCTGGCAGCTGGCACTTTGTTCAGCCAAATTGAACGGCTCGCTGGCGTTGCCATCGGCAAAGTCACGCAAGATATTCAGGCTATCGCTGCGGATGAAGATGTCGCAGCGGCGCTGGAGGTCGAGCACGATTCTCCGGTGCTGCGGATCTTGCGGGTCTATCACAACCCTGCCGGCAAGCTGTTTGAAATTTCGGTCAGCTACCACCCCGGGGACCGCTTCGCCTACGCCATGCATATCGACGTTGAGAGTTGA
- a CDS encoding MmgE/PrpD family protein, with protein MSAPLLTQLSTRLARQPAESEKQRARLHLLDWLACVAGARSSVAGELGAIISPKPWEKATYLGNVLEMDDVHRAALLHPGPVIWPAALSLPSASMEQRLNSAVRGYEAMIAVGSALGQHHYAHWHPTSTAGVFGAAVAFGSVIGFAAVELANAMGNAGSVAGGLWHMRHDDVLTKQWHIYHAVRTGRDAAMHVHYGATGPQALLEGPQGLFAAMTQEPGPLGESANGWLIHDVSFKPWAACRHAHPAIDCALELQAAGKLEAPFKVETYADALTFCDRPDPKTEHDAKFSLQHAVAVIADGRGAEPQDFTSEAIAALADLRAQVSVSEDPAITARYPANFGARVNGLELADTRGDPERPVDEAAIIAKMHTLAAWGGLAASEADRAAEIALHSDDAAELDRLLEDWLP; from the coding sequence ATGAGTGCCCCCCTGTTAACCCAGCTTTCCACCAGACTAGCGCGCCAGCCCGCCGAAAGCGAGAAGCAGCGCGCAAGATTGCATCTGCTCGACTGGCTGGCCTGTGTTGCGGGCGCGCGCAGCAGCGTTGCAGGTGAGCTTGGTGCAATTATTTCGCCCAAGCCTTGGGAAAAAGCCACCTATCTCGGCAATGTGCTGGAAATGGACGATGTTCACCGCGCCGCCCTACTCCATCCCGGGCCGGTTATATGGCCCGCGGCACTCAGCCTGCCAAGCGCCAGCATGGAGCAGCGCCTTAATTCCGCCGTGCGCGGATATGAGGCGATGATCGCGGTGGGCAGCGCGTTAGGCCAGCACCATTACGCCCATTGGCACCCAACCTCGACCGCCGGGGTCTTCGGCGCAGCAGTCGCATTTGGATCGGTGATCGGCTTTGCCGCTGTCGAGCTGGCCAATGCGATGGGCAATGCCGGATCGGTCGCAGGCGGGCTATGGCATATGCGGCATGACGATGTGCTGACCAAGCAATGGCATATCTATCACGCGGTCCGCACTGGACGCGATGCGGCAATGCATGTCCATTACGGCGCGACCGGACCGCAAGCTCTGCTCGAAGGACCGCAAGGGCTGTTTGCTGCGATGACGCAGGAGCCCGGACCACTAGGCGAAAGTGCCAATGGTTGGCTGATTCACGATGTGAGTTTCAAGCCTTGGGCCGCCTGCCGACATGCCCATCCCGCCATTGACTGCGCGTTGGAGTTACAAGCAGCAGGTAAGCTCGAAGCACCGTTCAAGGTCGAAACCTACGCGGATGCGCTCACTTTTTGCGACCGGCCCGATCCAAAGACCGAGCATGATGCAAAATTCTCGCTCCAGCACGCCGTTGCTGTAATCGCCGATGGCCGCGGTGCTGAACCGCAAGACTTCACGTCTGAGGCTATCGCCGCACTGGCAGACCTTCGCGCGCAGGTATCTGTGTCCGAAGACCCCGCAATTACCGCTCGCTACCCGGCAAATTTTGGCGCGCGCGTGAACGGCTTGGAACTCGCCGACACGCGCGGCGATCCGGAACGTCCGGTGGACGAGGCAGCGATCATCGCCAAGATGCACACGCTGGCTGCATGGGGCGGATTGGCCGCTTCTGAAGCCGACCGCGCAGCAGAGATAGCGCTGCACAGCGATGATGCGGCCGAGCTCGACAGGCTGCTCGAGGATTGGCTGCCATGA